The Desulfatiglans anilini DSM 4660 genome includes a region encoding these proteins:
- a CDS encoding ADP-ribosylglycohydrolase family protein, producing MIGAIAGDIAGSVYEGTRMKTKHFVLFSDLCVYTDDTVLTVALADTILTGTPYVKNLKTFYRWYPHAGYGGSFHRWARREDSEPYGSWGNGAAMRISPVGYAYHDLETVLDQARGFTEVTHNHPEGIKGGQAVAAAVFLARTRHSKEEIRTFIETRFAYDLSRSIDEIRPGHPFDVSCQGNIPPAIRAFLDSTDFEDAIRTAVSLGGDTDTLACITGGIAQAFYGGIPEDIEKKVYAILDERLSAITKAFMNHYCRT from the coding sequence ATGATTGGGGCGATAGCGGGTGATATCGCAGGATCGGTTTATGAGGGAACACGCATGAAGACCAAGCATTTCGTCTTGTTTTCGGACCTGTGCGTCTACACGGATGACACGGTGCTGACGGTTGCCCTGGCGGACACGATCCTGACGGGAACGCCCTATGTGAAGAATCTGAAGACCTTCTACCGGTGGTATCCGCACGCCGGATACGGCGGGAGCTTCCATCGCTGGGCACGGCGCGAAGACTCGGAGCCTTACGGCAGTTGGGGGAACGGGGCCGCCATGCGGATCAGTCCGGTCGGGTATGCCTATCACGATCTGGAGACCGTTCTCGATCAAGCACGCGGGTTTACGGAGGTGACCCACAACCACCCCGAAGGGATCAAAGGCGGGCAGGCGGTTGCCGCAGCGGTTTTCCTCGCGCGGACCCGGCATTCGAAGGAGGAGATCCGGACGTTCATCGAGACGCGCTTCGCGTACGATCTGAGCCGGTCGATAGACGAGATCCGCCCGGGCCATCCGTTCGATGTGTCGTGCCAGGGGAACATTCCCCCCGCGATCAGGGCTTTTCTGGACTCGACGGACTTCGAGGACGCGATCCGGACGGCTGTCTCTCTTGGCGGAGATACGGACACCCTGGCCTGCATCACGGGAGGCATCGCACAGGCGTTTTACGGAGGGATTCCGGAGGATATCGAGAAAAAGGTGTACGCGATCCTCGATGAGCGGTTGAGCGCGATCACCAAGGCCTTCATGAACCATTACTGCAGAACCTGA
- a CDS encoding cation:proton antiporter regulatory subunit, which translates to MKVKTSELPGIGKSYALETAEGARLVVIVHHQGNREFYYFEDPDQDDPSQTFLLTDEEARQVGTILLGVDYQPVTDDRMEFLMKNLRVDWLKVAPASCLAGKSILESQIRKRTGATVIAVQRGEKMIGSPDVNEVIQPGDILMSIGTRDQTKTLESLCQC; encoded by the coding sequence ATGAAAGTCAAAACCAGCGAACTGCCGGGCATCGGCAAGAGCTATGCCCTCGAGACAGCCGAGGGCGCGCGCCTGGTCGTTATCGTCCATCACCAGGGAAACCGGGAGTTTTACTATTTCGAGGACCCGGACCAGGACGACCCCAGCCAAACGTTTCTGCTGACCGACGAGGAGGCCCGCCAGGTGGGGACCATTCTTCTGGGCGTGGACTATCAGCCGGTAACCGACGACCGGATGGAATTCCTCATGAAGAACCTGCGGGTGGACTGGCTGAAGGTAGCGCCCGCGAGTTGCCTGGCGGGCAAATCGATCCTGGAATCGCAGATCCGGAAACGCACCGGTGCAACTGTCATCGCCGTCCAGCGCGGGGAGAAGATGATCGGAAGCCCCGATGTGAACGAGGTGATCCAGCCCGGGGACATCCTGATGTCCATCGGAACGCGCGACCAGACCAAGACCCTGGAGTCCTTGTGCCAGTGTTGA
- a CDS encoding cation:proton antiporter, whose translation MAQLPFLLLAGLILCSFFFVSFSSQKLRLPSVLVYIVLGIALTSFFRENEAIHLAGEVGIVLLFFILGLEFPLARMVEISRRIWPAGLMDVLLNIGGAMALALLFGLNPLAAFVLGSVAYATSSSISAKLLEEQKRLANPETEFILALLIFEDLISPILVSFIAAARTGEEMTIGFLGLLLLKIILLMTGAIVIGHYAFKRMEGFLARYMQQDFMPLLAAGIALAYAGAAMTLGLSEILGAFLAGMMLSETGKSSEIEHLIAPIRDITLPFFFFWFGTTITLGEGVPFVPLMIVMALWAVAGKILTAFLGGRLFGLARKTACRAAFSMVHRGEFSAVIASLALPQLRIFSGIYIFVTAVIGVVLFQKAPAAANWYIARWPDKKKGRLKGSASDTIPRP comes from the coding sequence ATGGCTCAGCTGCCCTTTCTGCTCCTCGCAGGGCTGATCCTCTGCAGCTTCTTCTTCGTCAGTTTCAGTTCGCAGAAACTGCGCCTGCCGTCCGTCTTGGTCTACATCGTACTCGGGATCGCGCTGACATCGTTTTTCCGGGAAAACGAGGCCATCCACCTGGCCGGCGAAGTCGGCATCGTCCTGCTGTTCTTCATCCTGGGGCTCGAATTCCCTCTGGCCCGTATGGTCGAGATCAGCCGGCGCATCTGGCCGGCCGGTCTCATGGATGTTCTGCTGAATATCGGCGGCGCCATGGCGCTGGCGCTCCTGTTCGGACTGAATCCCCTGGCCGCCTTCGTGCTCGGATCCGTCGCCTACGCGACCAGTTCCTCCATCTCGGCCAAGCTTCTCGAGGAGCAGAAGCGCCTCGCCAACCCGGAGACGGAGTTCATCCTGGCCCTGCTGATCTTCGAAGACCTGATCTCACCGATTCTGGTCTCCTTCATCGCCGCCGCGAGAACAGGCGAGGAGATGACCATCGGCTTTCTCGGGCTGCTCCTGCTCAAGATCATCCTGCTCATGACGGGGGCCATCGTGATCGGGCACTATGCCTTCAAGCGCATGGAAGGTTTCCTGGCCCGCTACATGCAGCAGGACTTCATGCCTCTGCTCGCAGCCGGCATCGCCCTGGCCTACGCCGGCGCCGCCATGACCCTGGGGCTTTCCGAGATCCTGGGGGCCTTTCTGGCCGGAATGATGCTTTCCGAAACCGGTAAATCCAGCGAAATCGAGCACCTGATCGCCCCCATCCGGGACATCACCCTGCCCTTCTTCTTTTTCTGGTTCGGTACCACGATCACCCTCGGCGAAGGCGTGCCCTTCGTCCCGTTGATGATCGTGATGGCCCTCTGGGCTGTCGCAGGCAAGATTCTGACCGCCTTCCTCGGGGGACGCCTCTTCGGATTGGCCCGTAAGACGGCCTGCCGGGCGGCCTTTTCCATGGTGCACCGCGGTGAATTCTCGGCCGTCATCGCCAGCCTGGCCTTACCTCAGCTGCGGATATTCAGCGGCATCTATATCTTCGTCACCGCGGTCATCGGGGTCGTCTTGTTCCAGAAGGCGCCGGCCGCCGCCAACTGGTACATCGCCCGTTGGCCCGACAAGAAAAAGGGCAGGCTCAAAGGATCGGCCTCGGACACCATCCCGAGGCCGTGA
- a CDS encoding helicase HerA-like domain-containing protein, protein MDRILIGKGEQPVHLLTRYANRHGLVAGATGTGKSVSLLVLAEGFSRLGVPVFIADVKGDIAGLAMPGAMNEKIRERVARIGIPDYTQEGNPVIFWDVYGDSGHPVRATISEMGPALLGRILELTEVQMGVLEIVFRLADEQGLLLLDLDDLRALLGLVAASRKEVSAAYGLVSAQSVAAIQRALISLGDREAEALFGEPGLELPDLMRTDLSGRGIINILTADRLILKPRLYSSLLLWILSELFENLPEVGDLDRPKLVCFVDEAHLLFDDAPPVLRRRVEQAVRLIRSKGVGLYFCSQYPDDLPNDILGQLGNRIQHALRAFTPRDQKAVRSAAETFAVNPKLDVARVISELAVGEALVSTLQEKGFPMPVERALICPPRCRMGVISSEERLMIRARSPLTGKYDTRLNRESAHEILARRAAAEPPEARSPGGPESAEDRSGLGGLLWGTKRRQGVLETMAKQAARTIGSQIGRQILRGVLGGILGGSSRR, encoded by the coding sequence GTGGACCGGATCTTGATCGGCAAAGGAGAGCAGCCCGTTCACCTGCTCACGCGCTACGCCAACCGCCACGGCCTCGTGGCCGGGGCGACGGGCACCGGCAAGAGCGTCTCGCTCCTCGTGCTGGCCGAGGGTTTCTCACGCCTCGGCGTGCCCGTGTTCATCGCCGACGTCAAAGGCGACATCGCGGGTCTCGCCATGCCCGGCGCCATGAACGAAAAGATCCGGGAGCGCGTCGCCCGGATCGGCATCCCCGATTACACCCAGGAAGGCAATCCCGTCATCTTCTGGGATGTCTACGGCGACTCCGGCCATCCGGTCAGAGCGACCATCAGCGAGATGGGGCCGGCCCTCCTCGGCCGGATCCTCGAACTGACCGAGGTCCAGATGGGGGTCCTGGAAATCGTGTTCCGGCTGGCGGATGAGCAGGGCCTGCTGCTGCTCGATCTGGACGACCTTCGCGCCCTGCTCGGGCTCGTTGCAGCCAGCCGCAAGGAGGTGTCGGCGGCCTACGGCCTGGTCAGCGCCCAATCCGTGGCCGCCATCCAGCGCGCCCTTATCTCCCTCGGAGACCGGGAAGCGGAGGCCCTTTTCGGCGAACCGGGGCTCGAACTCCCGGATCTGATGCGGACGGACCTGAGCGGCCGCGGGATCATCAACATCCTCACCGCAGACCGGCTGATTCTGAAACCGCGCCTGTACTCCAGTCTGCTCCTCTGGATCCTGTCGGAGCTCTTCGAGAACCTGCCCGAGGTGGGCGACCTCGACCGGCCGAAGCTGGTCTGCTTCGTCGACGAAGCCCATCTCCTCTTCGATGACGCCCCGCCGGTCCTGCGCCGCCGCGTCGAACAGGCCGTCCGGCTCATTCGCTCCAAAGGCGTAGGGCTCTATTTCTGCTCGCAGTACCCGGATGATCTGCCCAACGACATCCTCGGTCAGCTTGGCAACCGCATCCAGCACGCCCTGCGGGCCTTTACGCCGCGCGATCAGAAGGCGGTCCGCTCGGCCGCCGAGACCTTCGCCGTGAACCCCAAACTCGATGTCGCCCGTGTCATCTCCGAACTCGCCGTCGGAGAAGCCCTGGTTTCGACCCTCCAGGAAAAGGGCTTTCCCATGCCCGTGGAGCGCGCCCTGATCTGCCCGCCGCGCTGCCGCATGGGGGTGATCAGCTCTGAGGAACGCCTGATGATACGGGCGCGCAGCCCGCTAACCGGCAAGTACGACACCCGCCTGAACCGCGAGTCGGCCCACGAGATCCTCGCCCGCCGGGCGGCCGCGGAACCTCCCGAGGCGCGGTCACCCGGAGGCCCGGAGTCCGCTGAGGACCGCAGCGGACTCGGCGGGCTTCTGTGGGGAACCAAGCGCCGTCAGGGGGTGCTGGAAACCATGGCGAAACAGGCTGCTCGCACGATCGGGAGTCAGATCGGCCGCCAGATCCTGCGCGGTGTGCTGGGAGGCATTTTGGGCGGATCCAGCCGCCGTTAA
- a CDS encoding GNAT family N-acetyltransferase, translating into MKDDAIKIRLMKADDFEAVLEIDEKVVKESRHEYYKAKFEKLFETKDYVPVSLVAEKEDGSVAGFVMGELYMGQYGIFQEEATLDTIGVDPDFQHQGIGARLIAEFVDHLKRVGVKKINTLVAWNDPKLIQFFSANRFYPSMTINLERNI; encoded by the coding sequence CATAAAGATCAGGCTCATGAAAGCTGATGACTTTGAGGCCGTCCTCGAGATCGATGAAAAGGTCGTAAAGGAATCGCGCCACGAATACTACAAAGCGAAATTCGAGAAGCTCTTCGAGACGAAGGACTATGTCCCGGTGTCGCTGGTGGCCGAAAAAGAAGATGGAAGCGTCGCCGGTTTCGTCATGGGGGAACTCTACATGGGGCAGTATGGCATCTTCCAGGAGGAGGCCACGCTGGACACCATCGGCGTCGACCCCGATTTTCAGCATCAGGGGATCGGTGCCCGATTGATCGCGGAATTCGTCGATCATCTGAAACGGGTGGGTGTCAAGAAAATCAACACGCTGGTTGCCTGGAACGATCCTAAGCTGATCCAGTTTTTCAGTGCCAACCGGTTCTATCCATCCATGACGATCAATCTGGAGCGGAATATCTAG